A window of Nomascus leucogenys isolate Asia chromosome 19, Asia_NLE_v1, whole genome shotgun sequence genomic DNA:
GGGCAGGCAGGCCAGCTTTGCAACCCATCCACTGTTCTGAATGTAAGGAGGAAAATTCATATTCTGGGCCCACAACTGTCTGTCCCCTGTGTGTTTCAACCCCATCATCCTTCGGTGGCAAGAGCTTCAAGGGCTGATAAAATGCTCATTTAAGATCATATTCTAAACCACTGCcaggcaggcacacacacaggtgcaccgcgcatgcacacacactcacacacactggTGCGTGCACCCACCACACTGGTGCATCCTCACATAGACGCATGGGGACGTGCAGCTCTAACCAGGTTGTGGCTGATGGCAGAGAGGTGGTGTGGCTCCTTCCTCAGCAGCTCTGGGCCCCAGCTGCAAGTTATTGAGCCCAGCGCACTAAGGCAGGCAGAGAAATAATGTTTCGATTTACTTAGAGATACAGTTGTTATTGCCATAACCTTAATGAAAGCAGTAAACAGCACGGTATTAAGGGAGATTTATACAGAAACGCTTTTAACATGTAGACATAGATTTTGCGATGCATACAGCACCTCCTTTCTAAAGGCAATCAATATGGTTATGAACGGTGGTGATAAATTATAGGCTGTGAAGCTAGAGAGGGAGGTTTTTTGCACAGGTGTATAAATCAGGTGGTATTGGCGTTCCATGGGGCCCATGCACCACAGTAAATCTGCCAGGCTCGGACGGGCACAGGGCTTGCATTAGCAGTTTCGAGGTTGTCTGCTAAACTCCTGTTTACCCGGGGCATCAGCCAGCCTCGTCTTTAATTCTGTATTTGATGGAAGCCCATAAAATATGCCTCTTTATTCCCCTCTCTATGAGCTGGGCTCTCTCGTGGCCCCCAGAACAGTCTgctggttttgtgtgtgtgtgcacatgtatgcacACTTGCCTGTGTGGCTATTTATTTAAGAACATAATTCAGGAATGGAGCCATTCCTGTTGacacagaggaaaggaaattTATATCAAGGAGAAACCCTAGCCTATCCATAGCAGGGCAACTTGGTGAGCAGACGTTCTgcagaattttagaaaaaatctTACTCAGAAGCTATCTCCAAGCCCAGCTGCTTCGTGAGGGGGTGGCCATGACTCCAGCCTCAGAATTGGACTCCTTTGGGCTTTCTTGCAAGTGCTAAGGTCAGCTCTGCCAGATGAAGCACTTGTGAGCACGGGCTGGGGGCTACCTGAGGACGGAAGAGGAGATCTTGAGCGACAGGGCTCTGGTCTGGGACTTTCTGAGCCCAACTGGGTCTCCAGGGACAATTTAGATACTGAAACTGTTGCTAGTCCTCTGGAAATGCCGATGCCCCCCgccccttttcctttctctgtctcttaagAGCCAGAGAAGCCACAGGGTGGATCTGGGATGTGGCCTGGGCCTCCTTAACCTAGAGCCCAGGTTGGTGCTGCCATCCACTAAGGAgacctccaggttcaagctaaCTCCAAATCCTATGAAGCCCTTCTCTTCTGCTCTGTGGCTGGCAGCCCAGCTCTTGTAACAAAGGCATGGAAATTGACAGCAGCTATAGCCACAATCTGAGGAATGGCAGACAAGAAACAGCAGAGTAGGCCTCAGGGAGTCACTGAAGGACCCAGGGCTCCTCTTTTTAGCTCAAAGCCATTTAGCTAAAATTGATGAGTGGATGGTCTTTAAGTCATTCTCCTTCGATTGGTCAGCTGAACAGTGGCCTGTCACAGATAACTGGCTTGGGAGCTGCCTCCATGCTCCTGAGGGTCTTCTTGGTGGTTGTCACACAGTGTGGCTGCTGAGTGGGGACAGGCTCCTTGTGAATGGTGTGCTCTGTCTAACCTCTCTCattcccccccccaccccgctgACTCACCGACGCGCATGCTGCCCACATCCCCCCTGCCTAAGACACTCACTGCATCCCCATCTGCTCCCCTCGTGGGCAGCAGGTGCCCATCCCTTGCCTGGCCTTGCCTACCTTTCTGCTCCTCATCCCTACAGTGAGGGAGACTCGGATGTGGACTCGGAGCTGGAGGACCGTGTCGACGGGGTCAAGTCCTGGTTGTCAAAAAACAAGGGACCTTCCAAGGCAGCTTCTGATGATGGCAGCTTAAAGAGTTCCAGGTGAGCATATGGCCTTGAGCTGGGAGGAAAAGCCACCTTGTGCCACAAGGAATGGACAAGTAGCGCCTGGATCCCATGAGGGCAGGCCTGCCTCTTGCCTGGCATTTGTGACTGCGGCCCGGGCATGCTCCTGGCATGTGCATGGGCACAGGAGGTTTCTTCTTAGCCAGGGCTGCGTCGCCGTTATTTTTTCCAGGGAATATTTTCCCATTAGGCTCCAGGCTTTGGTTTGATGTAAGTTAAATGTCACctccacttattcattcaacaaatgttgatcAAGCTTCCTGATAGTTCAGACCCTTGGAATCAAAACCGGGATGGGGCACAGGGGACTCTTGATCCCACAGCCCTGTCCAGCTCTGGATCTCTGACATCTTACTGTGAATAACAGCAGAAGAGGCAccagttccagtgattcttgACCCAGTTACAGGcacatttctgtctttttctgcccattctctccttcctctaATCTCTTCACTGTCCCCACTTCTTTCCTCCTAATACCCATCCACTGGGGGAATGTGCTCCCCTGTTTTCTAGCCAGTCATAGTCCTCCGATCATACAGACAGCTACCCCTGGAATCCAGAGCTTCCCCTTCCCCATCTCTTTCCTACTGGCCAGTGTGGCAGCAGGGAGAAAGAACAGCCCTCGCCCCCCCCACCGCCCCACAAAGCCATATCTCTGCTCCCCCCACAACATAGAATCCCAGCCCCCAACTCAAGCCCATCCTGATCCTCCAGGAGACACCCTTCCTCATCATCTCCCAGAGACAGCAGGTAGACTGGGTAGAAAAAGTAacatctctccctcccttctccagcTCCCCCAGGGCCCCTTCCCCAAGCCTGGCCCCTCACCAGAAGCACCCAGCAGCCCCCTCTAATTGGTTTAATTTATTCGGCCAAACAACATTTTGTTATTGCAGATAATGCCGGCTTCCCCGCCCCACTGCCGTGGTTCACCACGGCGTGGCACGAGGCTCCAGGTAGTTgacaatgaaataaattgaactaAACGTTTAGAGGGGAAAAGTGATGAAATAGAACAATAGTctaatttatatgacattctccATGAAGCTATTTTCACTGATGCaaattattttgcttcatttccTCCGACGCTCTCACCACCACTTTGCCAGGGCTGCTGCCGTTTTCTCCTCCTTTCGCCTCCCTCCCCCTGTGTCTTTATTCTCTGGGTTTAATActtgttcctctctctctctcaacctccctctctccctgctgccCTCATCCACGGCTGGCTCTCGCATCCTCCCTCGGAACGGCCCTCCACAGCCTCTCTAAGGAGGCCCCGGGGGTGGAGGAGAGGCCGTCCTCCGTGGTGAGCTCCCTAAGCTATCGGAAGCGGCTCACCCTGAAGGACTCCATCGGGGGCACCGGGGACGCGGATTCGCTCTTCACCTCCCTGAGCGAGCGGGCAGCCTCCCCCGAGAGGCCCCCTAGGAAGGCCCATGTCGGCCCCAGGGAGGAGCCAGGCCCAGGCAGGAAGTCCGAGGAGCCGGAGGAGTGCGGCTCCGCCCTCTCGGGGACCGGGGGGCGCGCTGGCCGGGGGCCGCAGAAGCGGTGGGACTCCGACTTCAGCCGGGCCTCCACCGTCTCTGCACCGGCCAGCCGGGCCTCCTCGGCCACGCGGCGGGGCTCTGGCGAGGACAGGGCTGGCTCTTCCCTGAGCTTCTCGCTGTCGGGCTCGCCCGGTTCCCGCCGCAGCACCTCCCGGCTCGACAGCCTCTCCAGGACGCTCAGCCCTTCCCTGAGCCGGGCCTCTGGCCGAGGCCGGGAGAGCCCTGATTCTCGCCTGTCCCTGGGCCGGAGCTGCATAGAGGAGTGGGATGATGGAGCCAGTGTGGCCCTGAGCGAGGCCTGCTCGCAGTACAGCCACCCGTCGCTGGCCCGCAGTCTGTCGGTGCCACCCCGGCCACGCAGCTCTGCTTCAGCCGTGGATGAGCCTCCCACCTCCAGCGTCCGCTCCGTCAGCCGTCACTCCTACCTGGACCCAGACCTGGAGGCTGCCATCAACGAGGTCTTGAGCTACAAGCCTGTTCCATTCCAGCGGAGCAGCCTGGAGCCCGACTCCGACGAGGATGACAGGAAGAGCATCCAAAGTGCCCGCAGCGCGCAACTGGACCCCCCGGAGCGAGCTGCTAGCATCCGCCGCTCCGCCTCTGCTGCTGATGTGTCCCGGTCCCGCAGCGGCCGGAAGAGCCGGAGCCGGCGAAGGAGCAGAAGgagcagctccagctccagctccagctctgaAGCTTCCTCGGAGCACAAGAGGCGGAAGAAGGGGCGCTCTCGGAAGAGCAAGAAGTCCAAGTCAAGAAGAAAGAGAACGGAGACGGAGTCTGAGTCCTCCTCGTCGTCATCCAGCGGCTCGACCGTCTCCAGCCACAGCCGCTCCAGTGTGAAGAAGGGCCCAGCTGCAGAAAGTGAAGAAACTGGGCAGACACACCGGCCGtcgaggaaggaggaaaagaagcgCAAGAAAGAGGTGGACAGCCTGATGATGCGGTACCTGTACCGGCCGGAGAGCGACTAGCGCAGTAGGTGGCACCTGGCCTGGGTTCAGCATGGCGTGTCGCACCCGGTGTGAACTAACGTGCTCCCTGTCCCTCAGGCCGCCACCCTAGGGCCCACCCGCACTCCTCTTGGGCATGCCTGGGCTCGGAGAGCCTCCTGGCTGCCTTAATGAGCAGGGGCCAGCCAAGCTGGTCAGTCAtcctgagccctgagccctgTCAGCTGAACTCGCTGGTGATGTcatagctcccacttacaagtccTGACCCTGAACCAGGGACTGTCCTTCATACCTTCCACACTTTGGTCACTTATCTCTCACGGTAACTCCGTAACAAAAGTCTGATTAGCCCTGTTTCATAGAAGATGaagctgaggcttggagaggttaagtcacttgccatGTGGTCACGCACAGCTGAGAAGGGTTGTTGCCAGGGTCTGAATGGGGTCTGCCCAACTCCAGCACTCTTGCCCTTACCCACTCCTCCACGCAGCCAGTGCAGAGCACTTCAGCAACATGTTTGTTGTGTGTGCCCAGCAGCACCCATTTAGGAGCTTTCGTTCATGGCCCCCAACAGGCTGGGGCCAGGAAAGGTCCCAAGCTGATACCCCAGCTGTGGTTGGTGCACATCAGTGGCCCTAAGCTATTATTGGGCCTTTTGCTTAgctctccctcccctaccccGCCCCCACAAAGCTACCTTCCTCTCTGGCATAGATCTCAAGCCTAGGAGTACAAGGCTCCCAGGGCTACAGCCCACACGGCGCCACACCCTACAGCAGACCCAGGAGATGCCTGACTCGCTCCCCAGCCCTCCCACCAAAGGCCCACACATGGGCATCACCTCGGTTCTACTCATCTTGTAAAGTTCTAATGAATAGAAATTAGCAGCTACTGAGTGACAGCCTCCTCCtggctctcctgcctcccccagcTCTTCTCCCTGTGGGGAGGGAGATCTAGCAGTTAGGCCCTTTATGCCCACACCCCCACCATGGAAGAAGGGCAGAGCCTGACTCATTGGAATCCCATTGTTGCCAGTTTCCCTGGTGGGCGGTGACATTTTAGATCACCCTGCTTATGTGAAGCTGTTTTTGTCATGCTGCCCTCCCAGGGCAAGCTTGCTGCTTCCCAGGAGGTATGTCCCCTGAGTGCAGCCCCCTGGGGCACAGACATTTGTCTCCCAGATGCATGAACTAACACACCTGTCGCATGCTTGTGCTGTGGAGTGGCTGGACACCTAGGCTGACTTTGAATGGATTATACCAAACGGACTGATGTAAGACCTTTTAAGGAATGGAGCAAGTGGAATGGCTCAGCCCTGCTCTGTCACTTCCCCCATGCAGCAGATGGTTACTGGGTGCTCTGGGAGGAACAGGAAGCATCTCTGTTGTACTAAGGAACCAGTGTTGGCTCCACAGTAAGACAAGAGTCAGCCGAGCGTGGttattcacacctgtaatcccagcactttgggaggctgaggcagatggatcacttgaggtcaggagttgagaccagcctggccaagatggtgaaaccccgtctttactaaaaatacaaaaattagccgggcgtggtggcgcatgcctatagtcccagctacttgggaggcagaggcaggagaatcgcttgaacccgggaggcttggaggttgcaatgaaccgagatcgcaccactgcattctagcctgggcgacagagccagactccatctcaaaaaaaaaaaaaagagtcaaaatatTTGATCAGGCATCTCAGCCTTCCTCTTAGCAGCCCTGCTAAGTGCCCCACACCCCTAGGGCAGGAAGTCAGCTGATGGACCCAGGAGAGAAGTTTGGAAAGCAAAGAGGGCCAGGCCTTTTTGCACACTGCGCCTCTACCCCCAGATGGACATGGGCCTAAAGCTGGGCCATCCCACACTGGCAACTGGCAGATTTCAGATCCCAATGCCCTCAGCCCACCATCACCCTTGACCCCACAACCAGCAATAACAAAAAGACCAAAAGCCTGTTTCTTCCACCAGCCACCAGCGCAGTTCCTCTTTTCCACCAGGAAAGCTGGAGTAGTCCTGATGCCATATATACCATCCCCTCCAAGGAGGATTGGATTCACTGTTGGTAGAGTGGCACCAAGCCAGAACCTAGCCAACCAACACGGAGCCACAGGGAGAAGGCCAGGGGAGGGAGGACCTCGGTGGCACTCAGCATCAACTGGCTTTGGGGCGGGGGCATGGGATGGAGCAGTCACTTAGCTTCCCATCTGGTGATAAGGACCAGCAAGAATTTGCAACAGGAGCGCAGCTTCTGTAGCAAAGTCAAGGGGAGGGGAGCTGCCGCCCTGGGCTTGCCTGGCAGGAATTAGCTTATGTACCAAATTGTTTGTGACAGCACTGAGCAGGAGACACCGGCTTGTGGGGAGGAAGACTTTTTTAAACAATTTGGTTAAAATGTTCAAATTGCCAGCCCTGACTCTTGCCCTGGAGAGGAAGGCAGCGGCCTGCTGTTGACTCCCTGATGGCTGGAGCAGTGGAAGCCACTAAGAATGGCTAAAGGTCACCCAAGCTACAGGCAAGGGCAATCTCGTGGGTCCGCAGcccaaggcagagagagacatGGAGTTTACCACCTCCCCGGCAGCTTCTGCCACTGCCCAGCGTCTTGATGAAACAGTATGGAAACCCGGCTGTCATTTATCCAGGTGTCTGCCTAGCAGGCACAGGAATGTGGGCTTGGGGACTGGAGCCCCCACCTTAAAAAGAGGTGAGGCAATGGAAAGGACCAGAGGGGCCCTGATTCAGCAATTTAAAGCGCCTCTGAGCTCACCAGCAGCACCTCATTTGCATCTGGATTCCAGCCCTGGCATCTGCCTGGCCCCCCTCTGCTCACAAAGTAACCCCACTGTCTTTCCACAAAGCCAGGCACTCCTTAGCCTAACGGCAGACCCTAGCCCTGAGTGCCCAGAAATTCTATGTAAAAAATGAGAACCAAACCAGGCTCCCACTAATTTAGAATTCAAACAACCCCAAAGCTCAAATAAccccaatttttttctatattgcaTAGTCATCAGTGAGCTTTATAATTTTGTCCTAGAAACCCCCCAGAGTCCTTAAGTGCCTTTGGCCTATCAAAGTAAGACTCATTTATGTTCAGTCTAGTTTGTATTAAATGTGTTTTGTGCTATCCTGATTCCTTTAAAAATGGTAATTCACTCATGAGAAATACGATAACTATTAACCAGACTGCCCCATTCCTGAACCATTTTGCATAATTGAACATGTATTCtatcagtcttttcctttccCCCAGGGATAGAGACCGACCTCTCTTTACATAACCCCTGGGCACTCGCCCAAGCCAGCAGGAGAATTcaggtttggtctttttttttttttttttttaatctcaggtCATCCAATCGAGTGGCAGGGTGAAGTCATCCAAAGTCTTTGAGGTCTAAGAGTCCCAGATTCAAGTTTACatactggctgtgtggccttggggaagATCCTTTCATCTCTTTGGACCGGCTTCCTCGTAATatttcatagggttattgtgaagagTAAGATAGCCTATCTCACACACCTAGGCCGTGTCTTACACATAGGAGTACTCAGTGACCAAATCTTGCCCTCTGCATCTGTCACTGCCACCTTGGGAAAAGCTAAGAAGGTGGTTCTTTCTGCAGAACGTTGACCTTCCTCTTTTGGTTTGGGGATAGAACTTTAAAAGGGCTAGTAAACAAAGGTCCCTTTTCAGCTTAAGTCAGAATTGTAGGCAGCAGGGAACATGGAACTCCTGCTTGCCCAAGTTGAAACTCTAGGATCTGGAGGCAGGGCTGCAGCTCCAGGGACCACGCTGAGTGTGGGGCACCAGTAGGAGAGGAGCCACACTGGGCTGTGTTTTCTCCAGTGGTGTTGAAACGAGAGTGCACTTGAACTGACGGAGgcagtggaggcaggaggagtaGGGGAAAGGTGGCCCCAAGGctttgggagaaagaaaagagaaggtgaATGGAGCTGTGAGATGAGGTCCCCTCTTCCCTATTCAGTGCCATGATCCTGCTTCATCCGGGGTAAGAGGCCTCTTCACATCTGGGATAGCTGGAGGCCTCCAGAGCCAGTGGCCTGATGAAGACTCTGAGTTATGTTATTGTACAAgaaaggggcttttccccttggGCCACCCTGAAACAggtcttcccagcctctgcttcctgagccTCCATTTCTTGTTAGTAGATGATGGCATGGTCAAAGGTAAAAATTCTCACAGGCCTCAGGGAGCCATCATTAGGGGAAAGGGTTCAGATCTGGGAGTATTTGGCAGGGAAAGTGCCTCCTTCTCAGAAGGCATCTTTTTAGGAATCACTCGCCTAAGAGAGCCCCTACCCTAGACAAGTTGTAATCACCAGACCTGCAGTCTCCAGGCCAATGTGGTTCATGGACTGCCTGCTCCAGAGCCTTCTGGGGAAGGACTGAAAATGCAGAATTGCCGGGTTGTACCCAAGAGCCAGCGATTCAAGGTTTCTAAGAGGAAGGGCCCAGGAGCCTGCATCAGGTTCTTATACACGCTCGAGTCCAAGACTCACTGCTCTCAGCATCCCTTTCCTCGGAGCTTTAAAAGCTTCCAGAGTCTCCTTCCTCTTACCACTTTGTAAGCCAAGGAAGGTTTTTACTTAACAATGTTTGGCTTTTGGGGAGAGCTCTGACGCAGCTTTGTGGGCCTCCAGAACCAAAGGCGTGGGTGCTTAATGGTAGGAGTGTCATTTGTCCCTAACCTTATTCCTCTGTCCCTGCAGCCCCACCAGCTACTGGAAGTCCCTTGCCCCTGATCGGTCAGATGATGAGCACGACCCTCTCGACAACACCTCCAGACCCCGATACTCCCACAGCTATCTGAGTGACAGCGACACAGAGGCCAAGCTGACGGAGACCAGTGCATAGCCCAGGGGAGTGGTTCGCAGCCCTCTCACCCCACGGCCTGTGGCTGCCTGGGCATCTCTCCCAGGAAGTGCTGGGGCACCGGTCTCCCCCACGCGACTGCTGATCTGCATGGGAAACACCCTGACCTTCTTCTGTCAGGGGGACTTTCCAGGCTATGGGTGTCTGGTGTCTCCACGTGGAAGAGGTGGGGGAAAGAGGAGTTTCTGAAGAGAACTTTTTGCTCCTCTCTGTCTCAAAATGCCAGACTCTTGGCTTCTACCCTGGGTACAGGGGGGGAAGTGGCAGGTGGCCTGGCACTGCATGGAGCCAGCACTTTGACCTCCCTCTCAGCTCTCTGCTCAGGGACGGTGGACAGGTTGCCTACTGGGACACTCTAGGTTGCTGGGTCCATGGGGAGGATTGGGGGAGGAGAAGCAGTGCCTTCCCTCTCGTGTGGGGTGGGGGCTCTCTCTTCTTGGTGCCTGctgtctttctactttttaatttaaatacccAACCTCTCCAACACAGCTGCATCCCTGAGAGTGGGAGGGGCTGCAGTGGTAGCTGGGGCTCCCAAGAATGACGGGAATGTCATCTCCATCTTCACCCTTCAGAGAGCAGTCCTTTCTCTGTGCAGCTGGAGACGCTGGTGAGGAGAGCCGGGTCCAGGTTCTTAAGAATGAGGTGGGGAGGGGCTCTCCGGTGCTGCTGGGCTGGGTTGAGCAAGCCTACGAAGACGTGTGTGTGGACCATCCGcacctccagcccccaccccacgcTCTTTGTCTCAGCATGTTATGTGCAATGACCTATTTAAGATAAACCCATTCCAACTACAGCAGTTCAGGGCTGATCcaagccctgcctccctcctgctctGTCCAGGTGGTCTGGACCATAAACTCAACTTGAGAGGGAAGGCTTGGGGTTGAGGGCTTATGATCAGAAAAAATGAAGATGGAAGTTTTGGCCGGTGCTCATTAGACATGAGTCCTCACTCTGTGTCCTGAGCCCGTGTCATTCTTCTTCCAACCTTCCTGCCCCCACACACTTATCCCAGACACAACACCATGTGGTCTGGAGGTCCCAGTCCCCACCCTAAAAAGGTTATCCCTGAGAACTCCACCAGACTTGGGAGCCCAAGGGCAGTGCCTGGTGCTGCTCCCATCTGCCGCCCCCCCTTCTCTCCTGCAATTGGTTTGTACTCACTGGGCTGTGCTCTCCCTTGTTTACCCGATGTATGGAAATAAAGGCCCTTTTCCTCCTGGCTGCGCCAGTTTTCCTGCCTATTCCTTCAGGCTCAGGTAAAGTCCAGATTGGTCCTGGGGGTggtgggcagaggcaggattcTGATGGGGACCGCGAGGGCGTCACCCTGGTCTCTGGCCTGCTCCCCAAAGTGTCAGACCAGTGCCACTTAAAGAGCCTCGGCAGTTCATTTTGGGGCAGGCAGAGGTAGTGGGATGAGGGGATTGGCCGAGGAAGACACAAGCCCCACCTTTTATGTGAAGAGCCTAGGGACTGTGATTCAGGTTAGCAAGGGTAGCAGAGACTGCAAGCCTCATCCTCCCTGGCCTCCACAAGGGAATGTTGAGGTCCCTCTGATTGTTAAATCTCACCAATTACAGagatttctcttctcttctcttctcttctcttctcttctcttctcttctcttctcttctcttctcttcttctcttctcttctctcttcctcattccctccctccctctccctctccctctctctctctttctttctttcattatctttctttttggaTTCAAGCCCTTCTcattagaacattttttaaaagcttaattttagccattttaaaggTGACTTTTTGATCAAAACTTGGCAGAACTAGCTCGGGCCCACAGGGCAACGTGAATAGGTTGGGAATGCTGTCTCTGCCCTGCTCAGTCCCTGTCTTCATGCCCCACTCCATGCTTTGTTCCTTCATTGACAGCTAAGAGGCAGCTCATGCAGAAAGGCAAGAAACAAATGacacccctcctcctcttctaccTTCTACCTTCTCATTCTGTAATGTGGCCAGTTATAATCCCTGAATGAATAAAGTAGTTTGGACAGATTGGTGGGAAAAGATAGCAAACAGTCCAAGTGCTGAGGCTCTGGTAATGTCAGCCATCCAGAAAGAGtccaaaagggaagaagggagaaaagtcTCCCCCAAAATGGATGGGACAGAGTGTGAAGTGGATCTATCTCGAATGGAGACTGCCCCCTCCATTGCCCCACGATAGAACAGAGAAGAGGATGGAGACAATAGTAAAAGGGaagttacttcttttcttttggagacagagtcttgctatgtcgcccaagctggaatgcagtggcatgatctcagctcactgcaacctctacctcccgaggttcaagcgattctcctgcctcaaccccccaagtaggtgggacttaacagacgtgtaccaccacgcctggctaatttttgtatttttaatagagacagggtttcgacatgttgggcaggctggtctcgaactcctgacctcaagtgatctgcctgcctcacctcccaaagtgctaggattataggcgtgagccactgtgcctggcctgttacttttttttacaaaaaaaaaaaaaaaaaaaaaaaaaaaaaaaaggctgctagCTTATGTTCAGTTCTGTCACTCTCATCTTTTATTCCTGTTTTCACATAAGGTGGTACACTTTCTGTTTCTACTAGGAACTAGTGTGACAAATTCCCTGCCACCTTTAGATGAATTCCCAAATCTGTTCACTCATACTGAGTCAAGCCTCTGGTTAACTGGAAACTCCAACATCAACCTCCAATAACCCGGCCTGGGGTAAAAAGCTTTGTTCAAGTCAGAAAACATATTAATTTGCTTAACAGTTGAGAAATATTTCATGACTGCCTGCTGTGCCTAGGCCCCATTCTAGGTGCTGGTGATGGATAAGGTCCCTTCCTTCATAAAGTGGAGGGAGGTAGACACAAAATACATGCTGCACCTGCTAGTATGCATAAGCTTAGAGTGGGTAGAGAGGAACACATCATAGTGTCCATCCTCCAGGGGTTTGTGGACGAGGGCTGGAGCAGACCCATGTGGAAATAATTACATAAGACCTAACAAGGACGAAGAAGTTGCTTTGGACATATTATGGAGGGAGATACTCTCTTTGGTGGGAACGATTGGGAAAGCCTCTAAAAGGAGCTGCTATTTTGACCGGGGCTTGAAAATAGCACTTACAGTTACAGTTGCTGGGAAAGGCATATTGAGAAGAGTTTAAGCAAAGGTCTTGGGGCAGGGAAAGAGAGGTGGTGGTAGAACGTGCCACAGGCTGGCTGTGCGTTGTCATGACCAGTGCCTCTCCA
This region includes:
- the TIAF1 gene encoding LOW QUALITY PROTEIN: TGFB1-induced anti-apoptotic factor 1 (The sequence of the model RefSeq protein was modified relative to this genomic sequence to represent the inferred CDS: inserted 1 base in 1 codon); translation: MTGMSSPSSPFREQSFLCAAGDAGEESRVQVLKNEVGRGSPVLLGWVEQAYEDXVCGPSAPPAPTPRSLSQHVMCNDLFKINPFQLQQFRADPSPASLLLCPGGLDHKLNLRGKAWG